The DNA region GCGGGCGGTGGATCTTGCAGCATCTGCTCGGCCGCCGAGAGGGCTCCCTGCACGTCCTCTGCACTGAGGTCCTGATAGTTGGCGTCCGTCTCATACAAGGTCTCCAAGTCAGCGATAGTCTCCTCGATATCAACTGAACCATCGGCACTGAAACTCGTCGCAACCACATCGACCGGAAGGTCCTCGTATGCGATCTGGGCATTCTCACTGAGCAACACGCCGTCGGCGCACGACGGGCCGGCTGGATCGGACGCACACGGATCCTCGGACACACCCACGTCGAACGTGATGTCGAGTACCGGACGCTTCGCCACGGAGGCATTCAACGTATAGAAACGCACAGTTCGATTGACGCCGTCGGTCTTCTTACGAACAAGAACGCCATGATTTGCCTTGCCGCCCTGCACCCACTCTGCAGCAATGGCTGTCACGTCGAACGTCTTATATCCAGACGAGCTGCCCGAAAGGCTAAGTCCCGCCTGTCCAGAGGTCTGCCAGGACCCGCCCGGCGACGACCACAATCCAGTAGCGCCGGCAACTCTCCGATTCCAGCTGACTTCGGCCGGAGTCCAGTTCTCTGTGAGACGCCTAGCGACGAACTCCCCACTACCAGATCCCGCAGAGTGAGCTGAGTCCAAGTAGAGTTGCAACGTCGCATTCGTGACCCACGCATCTGACGGAAGGGCAGGGAGCGCGAACCGAAGAACCGCTCGCTTCTGCTGACCAGTTGCGCCACCGACCCGGACATAGTCGCCACCGGCGAAGTTTTCGGTTGGGCTGTTCTCCCCAATCCAGCTGTCAGCGGATGGCGCCGGTAACGTCACAGACGGATCAATCAACACCGGATAGACGCGATCAGGATCGACCAGCCATGAATACTCGGGAACAACACGCAGGCTCCAGCCATCCTCGGTCCTATCGAGGTCATACTTGATGGCGCTACTCGTCCCTGGCCTGGGTGATGCAGAGTCGACCATGTACGGCGGCGGTATCGAGAACCGCAACTGACCAGACCCGCTGAGAATATCGACGGCACCATTTTCAGTCAGTTCTGGGTGAAGGTCGTCACTTAGCTCCAAGGAGAAGGACCAGATAGACGCAGCCCGACTTGGAACGGACTGCAGTGTTATTGACTCCTTGAGGCCGTCTGGCGTCACTTCGTATACAGCCTGCGCATCTCGGGCAGTTTCATAGGTGGCGATGTTGTAGTCGACCGAAGGGGCACCG from Nocardioides sambongensis includes:
- a CDS encoding DNRLRE domain-containing protein is translated as MTNRGNPLLNGRNTCLLLLIAAALVLPLRSAQGAPRDGVVSDAAPGGQTAALVQHLTTETVSAYETSDGSYRLISDGTRANYNDSGTWRPIDSSFVRSGENGVAVENAGNSFDLELPEDGGEEPVRIASGSSQVEFQMDDLLGAPSVDYNIATYETARDAQAVYEVTPDGLKESITLQSVPSRAASIWSFSLELSDDLHPELTENGAVDILSGSGQLRFSIPPPYMVDSASPRPGTSSAIKYDLDRTEDGWSLRVVPEYSWLVDPDRVYPVLIDPSVTLPAPSADSWIGENSPTENFAGGDYVRVGGATGQQKRAVLRFALPALPSDAWVTNATLQLYLDSAHSAGSGSGEFVARRLTENWTPAEVSWNRRVAGATGLWSSPGGSWQTSGQAGLSLSGSSSGYKTFDVTAIAAEWVQGGKANHGVLVRKKTDGVNRTVRFYTLNASVAKRPVLDITFDVGVSEDPCASDPAGPSCADGVLLSENAQIAYEDLPVDVVATSFSADGSVDIEETIADLETLYETDANYQDLSAEDVQGALSAAEQMLQDPPPASLPELDPAGSADEVAAAWRCSYSTKVSWIRKKRLGFWPYAADIHVSAASSCSGVRLAACSVIAAVATGSPPYITDFSWRGPSGGCFNDTNSAFSPVRPTGGYFMVQLLGPGRIHLVTTRPRYFTVS